The window CTTGCGCATTTGTATAGACATCTGGAGCGGGTATATCTTTTTCAGGTCCGATTATTGGACTTATTGCCCTGAAGTAACCACGACTCAATCTCTCCAATTCTGATTTAGATAGTTCTTTAGGATTGCAACGAACGCCGCCTTTGCCACCGCCATAAGGAATACCCACGACTGCACATTTAAAAGTCATCCATGCAGATAGGGCTTTTACTTCGTCCATGGTAACATCGGGATGAAACCTTACGCCGCCTTTTGCAGGGCCCAACACTGTGCTGTGCTGGGAGCGATAACCAATGAAGGTTTTTATGCTGCCGTCGTCCATCCTAATAGGGATCGATACGGTCAGGACCTTTTCGGGTTCCTTAAGAACTTCATAGACCGATTCTTCAACTCCTAGTTTGTCACAAGCAATTTTAAGTTGTTTTTGCACAATCTCAAATGGATTTAATGTTTCGGCCATAAAAAAAGCCTCCCTTTTTATATTTTAACAAAGGGTAGTTTAGGATAAATTTTCGACTAGACTGCAACCAGCATAAAAGGCCTTGATGTTAAAATTCTCTGTGCCTTTAGGGACTCTATTTAAAATAGCCTTTTCTGCTGCCTGCCGCGATACTACTTTCGTCAACTCTGTAATTACCCCAACAGCAACAATATTAGCTACCATACTTTTTCCAATATCTTTTCTTGCGGTTTCAATGATCGGCAGTTGTATTATTTTATTTGAAGTGTCCGCTTCCTTTATTGATGAATCCAATATTATTATTCCATCTTCAGCCATATTGTCTTTAAATTTATGGAACGCTTCATCTGTCAAAGCTAGCAAAATTTGTGGCCGCGTAACCTTTGGATAGTCAATTTCACTACTGCTTATTACTACTTCAGCGCGACTTGCACCCCCCCTTGCTTCGGGACCGTAGGATTGAGATTGCACCGCATTTTTGCCGTCCAGAATGGCGGCTTCAGCCAATATAATTCCTGCTAAAATAAGCCCCTGGCCGCCCGAGCCGCTAAGCCTTATTTCTATCCGTTCTTCCACTTTCATTCCTCCCTTTGTGCCCGCTTAATTATTTTCATATATTCTTCTGTATACTCAGGAGCATTGATTTCCGCAAATTCTCCAATAACTATCTTGCTTGCCAGTTCTTCTTTTGTCATCTTTTCAGCTGATTTTGCAGAAACTGTATTGTCTCTCAATATTTCCATCATTCTTACGGGAGAACCTAGTTTGTTTTTGCGGCCGAAATAAGTAGGACAAGTGCTTATTGTTTCTACAACCGAAAATCCCTTGTGCATAAGGGCTTTCTCAATAAATTTTATGAGTTGCGGTACATGATAAACCGTTCCCCTTGCTACATAAGTGGCGCCTGCTGCTTCTGCTAATTTGCAAAGGTCAAAGTTCCTATCTATGTTCCCGTAAGGAGCAGTTGTAGCGTAGGCGCCTACGGGAGTTAAAGGAGAATACTGGCCGCTTGTCATTCCGTATATGCTGTTGTTGAAAACGATAGTTGTTATGTCTATGTTTCTTCTGCAGGCGTGTATAAAGTGATTGCCTCCAATAGCTGCACAATCGCCATCCCCCGTCAACACTATCACTTTGAGTTCGGGCCGCGCAAGTTTTATACCTGTTGCAAAGGCCAGCGCTCTACCGTGAGTGGTATGAAGGGTATTGAAATTTAAGTAGCCGGGGGCCCGAGATGAACATCCGATTCCTGATACGATACATATTTTATCTTTATCCAATTTTAAATTGTCAATAGCTCTTACCAACGCACCTGTAACTATCCCATTTCCGCAGCCAGGACACCAGATATGAGGAAGTTTATCTATTCTATAATATTTTTCCAAACTTTTACGCATTTTTATTTACCTCCCGAACTTTAGCGATAACTTCGTCGGGATTCATCAATTCCCCGTTATATTTATTAAGCCCGAAAATGTTAAACTTGCCCTCGCAGGCCGCTTCTACTGTTTCTATTAATTGCCCGAAATTCATTTCGGCTACAATTACATTCCGGACAGTCGATGGCAATTCTCGAAATGCTTTTTTGGGAAACGGCCATATTGTCTTCAAACGTATTAAACCAACTTTCTCCCCTT is drawn from Caldanaerovirga acetigignens and contains these coding sequences:
- a CDS encoding 2-oxoacid:acceptor oxidoreductase family protein, whose translation is MEERIEIRLSGSGGQGLILAGIILAEAAILDGKNAVQSQSYGPEARGGASRAEVVISSSEIDYPKVTRPQILLALTDEAFHKFKDNMAEDGIIILDSSIKEADTSNKIIQLPIIETARKDIGKSMVANIVAVGVITELTKVVSRQAAEKAILNRVPKGTENFNIKAFYAGCSLVENLS
- a CDS encoding 2-oxoacid:ferredoxin oxidoreductase subunit beta; this encodes MRKSLEKYYRIDKLPHIWCPGCGNGIVTGALVRAIDNLKLDKDKICIVSGIGCSSRAPGYLNFNTLHTTHGRALAFATGIKLARPELKVIVLTGDGDCAAIGGNHFIHACRRNIDITTIVFNNSIYGMTSGQYSPLTPVGAYATTAPYGNIDRNFDLCKLAEAAGATYVARGTVYHVPQLIKFIEKALMHKGFSVVETISTCPTYFGRKNKLGSPVRMMEILRDNTVSAKSAEKMTKEELASKIVIGEFAEINAPEYTEEYMKIIKRAQREE